A genomic stretch from Pseudomonas alkylphenolica includes:
- a CDS encoding MFS transporter codes for MKPSASPQPRRAAAAAFIGTMIEWYDFYIYATAAALVFGALFFPSDDKLFSTMAAFGTFAVGFFARPLGGIVFGHIGDRIGRKKSLVITLVMMGVVTVCIGLLPTYAQIGAMAPVLLILLRIVQGIAVGGEWGGAVLMAGEHAPKGRRNFFASFAQLGSPAGLILSLLAFSAVTRLPEEDLMSWGWRLPFLASALLLLVGLAIRLGVNESPEFLASREQASKAKRKEQAPVMEVLRTAWRPLLLCIGANTLGIAGVYFTNTFMIAYSTQQLALPRSLILECLFVVAIIQFCIQPIAAWVAEKIGATRFLCLVSLLAMASPYPMFVLVSSGQAPLIIVGIALAVVCMASFYAVIAGYVSGMFDTRVRYTAISMAYQVCGAIAGGLTPLVGTWLAHEFVGQWWPMALFYSVIAAISLLCVLALARRHAAAHRLEMA; via the coding sequence ATGAAGCCTTCCGCTTCGCCCCAGCCACGCCGGGCTGCGGCCGCCGCCTTTATCGGCACGATGATCGAGTGGTACGACTTTTACATCTACGCCACGGCTGCGGCACTGGTGTTCGGGGCCTTGTTCTTTCCCTCAGACGACAAGCTGTTCAGCACCATGGCCGCCTTCGGCACCTTTGCCGTGGGCTTTTTCGCCCGGCCGCTGGGCGGCATTGTCTTTGGCCATATTGGCGACCGTATCGGGCGCAAGAAATCGCTGGTGATCACGCTGGTGATGATGGGGGTGGTGACGGTGTGCATCGGCTTGTTGCCCACCTATGCGCAGATCGGCGCCATGGCGCCGGTGTTGCTGATTCTGCTGCGCATCGTCCAGGGCATTGCCGTCGGCGGGGAGTGGGGTGGCGCGGTACTGATGGCTGGCGAGCATGCGCCCAAGGGGCGGCGCAACTTCTTTGCCTCGTTTGCCCAACTGGGCAGCCCGGCCGGTTTGATCCTGTCGCTGCTGGCCTTCAGCGCCGTCACCCGTTTGCCGGAAGAAGACCTGATGAGCTGGGGCTGGCGCCTGCCGTTCCTGGCCAGTGCCCTGTTGCTGCTGGTCGGCCTGGCGATTCGCCTAGGGGTCAACGAGTCGCCGGAATTTCTCGCCAGCCGCGAGCAGGCCAGCAAGGCCAAGCGCAAGGAGCAGGCGCCGGTGATGGAGGTGCTGCGCACGGCCTGGCGCCCGCTGCTGTTGTGCATTGGTGCCAATACCCTGGGCATCGCCGGGGTGTATTTCACCAACACCTTCATGATCGCCTACAGCACCCAGCAACTGGCGCTGCCGCGCTCGCTGATCCTCGAATGCCTGTTCGTGGTGGCGATCATCCAGTTCTGCATCCAGCCCATCGCCGCCTGGGTCGCCGAGAAGATCGGCGCCACGCGTTTCCTTTGCCTGGTGTCGCTGTTGGCCATGGCCTCGCCGTACCCGATGTTCGTGCTGGTCAGCTCCGGCCAGGCGCCGCTGATCATTGTCGGTATCGCCCTGGCAGTGGTGTGCATGGCGTCGTTCTACGCGGTGATCGCCGGTTACGTCAGCGGCATGTTCGACACCCGCGTGCGCTACACGGCGATTTCCATGGCCTACCAGGTGTGCGGCGCAATCGCCGGTGGCCTGACGCCGCTGGTGGGCACCTGGCTTGCGCATGAATTTGTGGGTCAGTGGTGGCCGATGGCGTTGTTCTACAGCGTGATTGCGGCGATCTCGCTGCTCTGCGTACTGGCCCTGGCACGCCGCCATGCCGCTGCCCATCGTCTGGAAATGGCCTGA
- a CDS encoding Zn-dependent hydrolase, which translates to MLKSNGERLWASLMAMAEIGATTRGGSCRLALSEEDKAGRELFAHWCREAGMALSVDPIGNLFARRPGTDPEAAPVMIGSHLDTQPEGGRFDGVYGVLAGLEVVRCLNDLKIQTRKPLEVAVWTNEEGARFTPAMFGSAVFTGSMPLEDALAVRDAEGVSVAEALQRSGFAGKRPLGGAVDAYFEAHIEQGPILEDNAKSIGVVSGGQAIRWLDVRVEGMAAHAGTTPMPLRKDALYAAAPMIQAIEQLACDFAPQGLTTVGELSISKSSRNTIPGLVQFTVDLRHHLDSAIDDMEQQVGKRLQAIAAQRGLKVSISRHWVSPATPFDADCVAAVQAAVDGLGYAQQSIVSGAGHDAILLARYCPTAMVFIPCVGGLSHNEAEDVLPEDVRRGADVLLNAVLARAGWAE; encoded by the coding sequence ATGTTGAAAAGCAACGGCGAACGCCTGTGGGCGAGCCTGATGGCCATGGCTGAAATCGGTGCGACAACCCGTGGTGGCAGTTGCCGTCTGGCCCTGAGCGAAGAAGACAAGGCCGGCCGCGAACTGTTCGCCCACTGGTGCCGCGAAGCGGGCATGGCCCTGAGCGTTGACCCGATCGGCAACCTGTTTGCCCGTCGTCCCGGCACCGACCCCGAGGCGGCCCCGGTGATGATTGGCAGCCATCTCGATACCCAGCCGGAAGGCGGGCGTTTCGATGGTGTGTATGGCGTGCTGGCCGGGCTTGAGGTGGTGCGCTGTCTCAATGACCTGAAAATCCAGACCCGCAAGCCGCTGGAAGTGGCAGTGTGGACCAACGAAGAGGGCGCACGTTTTACCCCAGCCATGTTCGGCTCGGCGGTGTTCACCGGCAGCATGCCGCTTGAGGATGCCCTGGCGGTGCGCGATGCCGAGGGTGTTAGCGTCGCCGAGGCGCTGCAGCGCAGCGGGTTTGCCGGTAAACGCCCGTTGGGCGGCGCGGTGGATGCCTATTTCGAAGCGCATATCGAACAGGGCCCGATCCTTGAGGACAACGCCAAGAGCATCGGTGTGGTCAGTGGCGGTCAGGCCATTCGCTGGCTCGACGTGCGGGTCGAAGGCATGGCCGCACACGCCGGTACCACGCCGATGCCGTTGCGCAAGGATGCCCTCTATGCCGCCGCGCCGATGATCCAGGCGATTGAACAGCTGGCCTGCGACTTCGCCCCGCAAGGCCTGACCACGGTCGGCGAGCTGAGCATCAGCAAGTCCTCGCGCAACACCATTCCGGGATTGGTGCAGTTCACCGTCGACCTGCGTCATCACCTCGACAGCGCGATTGACGACATGGAGCAACAGGTCGGTAAACGCCTGCAAGCCATCGCCGCGCAACGTGGCCTGAAAGTCAGCATCAGCCGCCACTGGGTCAGCCCGGCAACGCCGTTTGACGCTGACTGCGTGGCCGCCGTGCAGGCTGCCGTGGACGGTCTGGGCTATGCCCAGCAGTCGATTGTCAGCGGCGCCGGTCACGATGCGATCCTGCTGGCGCGCTATTGTCCGACCGCTATGGTATTCATTCCCTGTGTCGGCGGCCTGAGCCACAACGAGGCGGAAGACGTACTGCCCGAGGATGTGCGCCGGGGCGCCGATGTGTTGCTCAATGCCGTGCTGGCCCGTGCTGGCTGGGCCGAATAA
- a CDS encoding histone deacetylase family protein, whose product MRCYFHPEQLLHHPRSYYSRGQLRTPQEVPERARNLLQAAQNLGFDIAQPDDAGLQPLLAVHGEGYVNFLQEAHPRWQDIPEDWGDEVMSNIFVRESNAMRGILAQAACYLADGSCPVGELTWRSAYWSAQSAVAGARALLDGEPAAYALCRPPGHHARAEAAGGFCYLNNAAIAAQVLRERFSRVAVLDTDMHHGQGIQEIFYERDDVLYVSVHGDPTNFYPAVAGFADECGSGAGQGYNLNLPMAHGASEADFLGQLEVALAAVKDFAAEVLVLSLGFDIYELDPQSKVAVTREGFAALGERIRSLGVPCLIVQEGGYHLESLEDNARAFFADKQDWCL is encoded by the coding sequence ATGCGTTGCTACTTTCACCCCGAACAGCTTCTGCACCATCCGCGCAGTTACTACTCCCGTGGGCAGCTGCGCACGCCGCAGGAAGTGCCCGAACGTGCCCGCAATCTGTTGCAGGCGGCGCAGAATCTCGGTTTCGACATCGCACAGCCGGACGATGCCGGCTTGCAACCGTTGCTGGCGGTTCACGGTGAGGGCTATGTGAACTTTCTCCAGGAAGCTCACCCGCGCTGGCAGGACATCCCCGAAGACTGGGGCGATGAGGTGATGTCGAACATCTTCGTGCGTGAGTCCAATGCCATGCGCGGCATTCTCGCCCAGGCGGCCTGTTACCTGGCGGACGGCAGTTGCCCGGTGGGTGAGCTGACCTGGCGTTCGGCCTACTGGTCGGCGCAAAGCGCAGTGGCCGGGGCCAGAGCGTTACTCGACGGCGAGCCTGCGGCTTACGCCTTGTGCCGTCCACCGGGGCACCACGCCCGCGCCGAAGCGGCGGGTGGCTTCTGCTACTTGAACAATGCCGCGATTGCCGCCCAGGTGTTGCGCGAGCGCTTCAGCCGCGTGGCGGTGCTCGACACCGACATGCACCACGGCCAGGGCATCCAGGAGATCTTCTACGAGCGTGACGATGTGTTGTACGTCTCGGTGCACGGTGACCCGACCAACTTCTACCCGGCGGTCGCCGGTTTTGCCGACGAGTGCGGCAGCGGTGCGGGGCAGGGCTACAACCTCAACCTGCCGATGGCCCATGGCGCCAGCGAGGCGGACTTCCTCGGCCAGCTGGAGGTCGCCCTGGCAGCGGTGAAGGACTTTGCTGCCGAGGTGCTGGTGTTGTCGTTGGGCTTTGACATCTACGAACTCGACCCGCAGAGCAAGGTGGCGGTCACTCGCGAAGGTTTTGCTGCCTTGGGTGAACGTATCCGCAGCCTGGGTGTGCCGTGCCTGATTGTCCAGGAAGGCGGTTATCACCTGGAAAGCCTTGAGGACAATGCGCGGGCGTTCTTTGCCGACAAGCAGGATTGGTGTCTGTAG
- a CDS encoding diguanylate cyclase — translation MPQPRRFLPLACAHPRRTVILCFLAAFAISLVLAGRQYYQLLQRELQEREHNLHLQALAIEAVVSNGKSQLQFMRNIAERLLIEAHIQPAMRRNEAIAAAMRNSQQPLWELPVPKSDAPVRAIGDAQLANIPGLSREPQQLIEDLHLAHAMSQVLPAQFRGESNLSRILFLTTSGIVIAYPAVRDEQLEPILRKFTSSLLMHLNRANAEDLDIAFYPPPGSNLGSMPHVLLSTPVYLNAVMRGALIYDVPQTKLQNYLYQTTASDEQHALIDDEGSLVASSEQMFKSLPGNWLRSLPASSIRLSIPMLFQRDHGTLKLDDGYLQFRELQSIDLMLTNYISAADLRAAVHAQIDILFLGVWALLGLLMALTLYIVDRLFKGQLRLNRQLREMGLVDGLTQLANRRRLQSDFGGLLQRLRENQPLALWMLDIDRFKHINDNWGHSAGDEVIKHLATLCRALVRPQDLVVRYGGEEFCVLLPDTSLAQATQMAEQLRAASVQSVCVPEAGTLLAGAPSLEIRLTVSIGVAELRVDGCQGLEDLVATADRRLYAAKKAGRNQVVSSD, via the coding sequence ATGCCGCAACCCCGACGATTTCTGCCTTTGGCTTGCGCACACCCGCGACGCACGGTGATCCTGTGTTTTCTCGCCGCTTTCGCCATCAGCCTGGTACTCGCCGGTCGTCAGTATTACCAGCTGCTGCAACGCGAACTGCAAGAGCGCGAGCACAATCTGCACCTGCAGGCGCTGGCCATCGAGGCCGTGGTGAGCAACGGCAAGAGCCAGCTGCAGTTCATGCGCAATATCGCCGAACGGCTGCTGATCGAAGCCCACATTCAACCCGCCATGCGCCGTAACGAGGCCATTGCCGCAGCGATGCGCAACAGCCAGCAGCCGCTCTGGGAGCTGCCAGTGCCAAAGTCCGATGCACCGGTTCGGGCCATAGGCGATGCCCAGCTAGCGAACATTCCGGGCTTGAGCCGCGAGCCCCAGCAATTGATAGAAGACCTGCACCTGGCACACGCGATGAGCCAGGTGTTGCCCGCGCAGTTTCGAGGTGAGAGCAATCTGTCACGCATCCTGTTCCTGACCACCTCCGGCATCGTCATCGCCTACCCGGCAGTCAGGGACGAGCAGCTGGAGCCGATCCTGCGCAAATTCACCAGCTCGCTTTTGATGCACTTGAACCGCGCCAATGCCGAAGACCTCGACATCGCCTTCTATCCGCCGCCCGGCAGCAATCTGGGCAGCATGCCGCACGTACTGCTGAGCACCCCGGTGTACCTCAATGCGGTGATGCGCGGTGCGCTGATCTACGACGTGCCGCAGACCAAGCTGCAGAACTACCTCTACCAGACCACCGCAAGCGATGAGCAGCATGCGCTGATCGATGACGAGGGCAGCCTGGTCGCCTCCAGTGAGCAGATGTTCAAATCGCTGCCGGGCAACTGGCTGCGCAGCTTGCCGGCCTCGAGCATACGCCTGTCGATCCCGATGCTGTTCCAGCGTGACCACGGCACGCTGAAACTTGACGATGGTTACCTGCAATTCCGTGAGCTGCAAAGCATCGACCTGATGCTGACCAATTACATCAGCGCCGCCGACCTGCGGGCGGCGGTCCACGCGCAGATCGATATTCTGTTCCTTGGCGTCTGGGCATTGCTGGGCTTGTTGATGGCCCTGACCCTGTACATCGTCGATCGCCTGTTCAAAGGCCAGTTGCGCCTGAACCGGCAACTGCGCGAGATGGGCCTGGTCGACGGTCTGACCCAACTGGCCAACCGCCGACGCCTGCAATCGGACTTCGGCGGCTTGCTCCAGCGCCTGCGCGAGAATCAGCCGCTGGCCTTGTGGATGCTCGACATCGACCGCTTCAAACACATCAACGACAACTGGGGCCACAGCGCCGGTGATGAGGTGATCAAACACCTGGCCACCCTGTGCCGGGCGCTGGTGCGGCCGCAGGATCTGGTGGTGCGTTATGGCGGTGAAGAGTTCTGCGTGCTGCTGCCTGATACTTCACTGGCCCAGGCCACCCAGATGGCCGAACAGCTGCGCGCCGCCAGCGTGCAGTCGGTGTGCGTACCCGAAGCCGGCACCCTGCTGGCCGGCGCACCGTCGCTGGAAATTCGCCTGACCGTATCGATCGGCGTGGCGGAACTGCGCGTCGATGGCTGCCAGGGCCTGGAAGACCTGGTGGCCACTGCTGACCGGCGCTTGTATGCAGCGAAAAAGGCTGGCCGCAATCAGGTGGTCAGTAGCGATTGA